Proteins from a genomic interval of Coccinella septempunctata chromosome 2, icCocSept1.1, whole genome shotgun sequence:
- the LOC123308719 gene encoding uncharacterized protein LOC123308719, whose protein sequence is MPEHVEHRKLAHSRPTLDSREVDEHARYENYKREGKSNGVANGEDLETGKTDYFMHYLPVPLDSKSDGGVVLQRKRAKYSINDKKNIPNKRKGKSGSGASDKEYFFNPDFPFTFLGSYPGTDGWNDTLIMHENSYTSHDDDVPTVQEISTRTVHFHDDFGPHDVDKEAILDFVANFPWPGWCYPEQDEEEAGTCCETHEDCEDRIEPSEEKFGLENKSLFKRLHCACEFNFFKCLKGNGDVISNSLGVAYFNIIAPKCFASEQRISCLSRNRWKKCVKYGYDQKSKKGYQWVDTPTY, encoded by the exons ATGCCCGAACATGTTGAACATAG gaaacttgcccattccagGCCCACCCTTGATAGTCGGGAAGTAGATGAACATGCGAGGTACGAGAATTATAAACGAGAGGGAAAATCGAATGGTGTAGCAAATGGAGAGGACCTGGAAACTGGAAAAACTGACTACTTCATGCACTACCTGCCAGTTCCACTAGATTCAAAATCTGATGGGG GAGTTGTTCTCCAAAGAAAGCGGGCTAAATATTCTATAAACGACAAGAAAAATATTCCGAATAAAAGGAAAGGTAAATCTGGATCAGGAGCATCGGAcaaggaatatttttttaatccgGACTTCCCGTTCACTTTTCTAGGAAGTTATCCCG GAACGGACGGGTGGAACGACACTCTGATAATGCATGAAAACTCGTATACGAGTCACGATGACGACGTCCCAACGGTGCAGGAGATAAGCACGAGGACGGTACACTTCCATGATGATTTTGGACCACATGATGTCGATAAAGAGGCGATCTTAGACTTTGTCGCAAATTTTCCTT GGCCGGGTTGGTGTTATCCTGAACAAGACGAAGAAGAAGCTGGCACATGTTGCGAAACGCACGAAGATTGCGAAGATCGGATAGAGCCTTCAGAAGAAAAATTCggattggaaaataaaagtctTTTCAAGAG GTTACATTGCGCATGTGAATTCAACTTCTTCAAATGCTTGAAGGGTAACGGAGATGTCATCAGTAATTCGCTGGGTGTAGCATACTTCAATATTATAGCTCCAAAATGTTTTGCATCGGAACAAAGAATCTCTTGCCTATCTAGAAATAGATG GAAGAAATGTGTCAAGTATGGATACGATCAAAAGTCCAAAAAAGGTTATCAATGGGTGGATACACCAACATATTGA